A stretch of DNA from Sandaracinaceae bacterium:
GCAGCCCTCACCGCACGCGGCGAGGTCTTCGGGCGCGAACTCTCCACTGCCGTGGCTGCGCGGTCCAGGCGGGGGAGCTGCGTTCGACACGGGGCTGATGCTACGCCGAATCGCCCGTCCCGGCCACCACGGCGACCTTCGACAGACGGTCGCGCAGCGTGCTGCGTGGGATGCCGAGCGCGCGGGCCGCGGCCGTCTTGTTGAAGTCGTGGGCTGCGAGCGCATCGAGCAACGCTTCGTCCGATAGGCCGCTCGAGCCGAGCGCGAGCGGGTCCAGGCTCGCGAGGACGTCCTCCTCGGTGACGACGGGTCCCATGGCGCGCATGGTGGCGCGGGTCACCACGTTCCCCAGCTCGCGCACGTTCCCGGGCCAGGCGTGCGCACGCAGCCGCGCCAGCGCTGGGGCGCTGAACTCGCGTACGGAGCCTGTGCCGCCGTAGCGCGCGAAGTGTTCGGCCAGCGGTACGATGTCGGCCTGCCTCCTCCGCAAGGGCGGGACCTCGATGGGCAGCTTGCACAGGCGGTAGTAGAGGTCCTCGCGGAACTCCCCGCTGCGCACCCGCTGCGACAGGTCGCGGTGCGTGGCTGCCACCAGGCGCACGTCGAGCTCGATCTCCCGATCGCTCCCCATCGGCTGCACGCGCTTGGTCTCGAGCACACGCAGCAGCATCACCTGGGCGGCCAAGCTCAGCTCACCGAGCTCGTCCAGGAACAGCGTGCCACCGTGCGCCCGCTGGAAAGCCCCCGCGCGGTCGCCACTGGCGCCCGTGAACGCTCCCTTCACGTGACCGAACAGCTCGCTCGCCAGCGCATCGTGGCGTAGGGCGCCCGCGTTGACGGCCACGAACGCGCCGCTGCGCCCGCTCGCCTCGTGCACCGCCCGCGCGATGCCCTCCTTGCCGGAGCCGCTCTCGCCCAGGATCACGACGC
This window harbors:
- a CDS encoding sigma 54-dependent Fis family transcriptional regulator; amino-acid sequence: MLHAVPPSDRERAPGAEPLTAPLEGQRAPCGSPELVLRVGGGREARRVRIRSTFRTFGASPRADVQLHDRAVSGVHFRARADRGCVCLEDLGSRNGLWVDGLRVRVADLAPGSVFVAGRTKLVVSLAHEGVLGVADGPEERYVVRSDAMRDVMSLAARYARSTACVVILGESGSGKEGIARAVHEASGRSGAFVAVNAGALRHDALASELFGHVKGAFTGASGDRAGAFQRAHGGTLFLDELGELSLAAQVMLLRVLETKRVQPMGSDREIELDVRLVAATHRDLSQRVRSGEFREDLYYRLCKLPIEVPPLRRRQADIVPLAEHFARYGGTGSVREFSAPALARLRAHAWPGNVRELGNVVTRATMRAMGPVVTEEDVLASLDPLALGSSGLSDEALLDALAAHDFNKTAAARALGIPRSTLRDRLSKVAVVAGTGDSA